The DNA segment ACACCACCGGGTCCGTCGCGATCCGCAGCAGGGTGGCGGCGGCGGGCGCGGCGAACAGCTGGTCGCGGCAGCGCCACGCCACCCAGGCGCAGCCTCCGGCGACGATCACAGCCTGGACGAGCCGCAGCGGCCAGGTGACGGTGTCGAGCCCGGCGAGGTCGGCGAGGGTCCCGTCCGCGACCTGCCAGACGTGGCGGAACATGCCGAAGTCGCCGGCCAGCACGAACGGGAGGTAGGCCGCCACGCCGAGCACCCCGCCGGCGGCCGCGACGAGTACCGCTCTCGGCAGCCGGGTGGTGGCGAGCAGACAGGGGAAGCCGAGGACGGCCCACGGCGCGATCGCGGCGGACAGTCCCAGGGTGACGGCGGCGGCGATCGGGCGGTGGTCGCGGCTCAGCACCGCCGCGCCCGCCCAGGCGGCCGGGATCAGCAGCTCGGCGGGGTGGCCGTCCCAGGGGAACGGCAGCGTCAGCCAGAGCAGGGTCAGCAGCGCGGTGGCGATCTCCCGGCGCGGATCGCCCCGGCACAGCCGCAGACCGGCGACCATCAGCAGCGCGTCGACCCCGAAGATCGTGGCCGCTGCGGGCGCCTCGGTCCCGCCGATCAGCAGCAGACGGCTGATCAGCAGTTGCAGCGGCCCGGCCTGCGTCCAGCCGCTGTCGTAGATGCCGTCGAGGTGCCCGCCGAGCAGCCGCTGACCGTAGCCGGCGAACTCCACGAGGTCCGGTGGATCGATCCGGGCGGTCAGCCCGACGAAGCCGGCGAGCACGCCCGCGACGGCGTACCGCCACGGCGACCGCCATACCCCGCCCGCATCCTGCGGCGATGGTGTCACACCGGGTGCCGGTGGGGTTGGAGGGCGGGGAGCGCCGGCGGCCGGGTGCTCGTGGCGCCGAGAGGGAAGGCCAGCAGCGCGGCGAAGAGCAGCAGCTCGGCCAGGACCAGCCACGTCTGGGCGCCGGAGCCGCGGCCGAGGACCATTTCGGCGTACGGTCCGGGCACCGCGATCAGGGCCGTGCCCGGCACGAACGGCAGCCACGTGCGGGAGCCGGGCGGTTCCAGCGCGAGCAGCACGAGCACCGCGGCCAGGACGACGAGCAGGTAGTGCACCTCGGCGATGCCGCCGGCCAGGAACGTCGTCAGGAGCAGCAGCGTCCCCAGCCAGACGGCCGGTGGTCTGCTCATGGTCGTCAGTGTGCGGGTCACCCGTACAAGGAGGAAAAGCAACGCGGCGGTGGCCGCGGCAGTCCCGGTGAGATGCGGCCAGGCCTGCGCCTCCGCCCAGCCCCGCAGCGACAGGTTGTTCACCGCGTTGCCGCCGTGCAGGTTGGTCCCGGAGGCGATGTAGCGCAGCAGTTCCGGATAGCGGGTGCCGCCCGGCATCAGCGCCACGGCGAGCAGCAGCAGGACGCCGGCCGGGATCATCGTGCGGAGCAGCGCCGACCACTGCCGGTGCACGGCCGGGACGAGCAGCAGCGGTACGAGCAGTGGTTTGACCAGCAGCGTCGCGGCGAGGAGCGCGCAGCCGGCGAGCCAGCGTCCGCGGTGGAAGGCCAGCAGGATCCCGGCGGCGGCCGGCGCCAGGAAGACGGTCAGGTTGCCGAGCGAGAGGGACCGTGCGGCGGCGAACCCGCCGAGCAGACCGAGCAGGGCCACCGCGGTGAACACGTCGGAGCGGCAGCCGGGAGCCAGGCGGCCGATCCTCCAGGCGGTCCAGGCCAGGGCCGCGCCGCCGGCGACGATCCAGGCGGCGAACGCGGTGTGCTCGTCGCCGAGGGCCGCCGGCAGCAGGAACAGCACGGCCGTCGGG comes from the Actinoplanes sp. OR16 genome and includes:
- a CDS encoding glycosyltransferase family 87 protein gives rise to the protein MDLLRRLPARTLTALAAIVAVSALAQVLHVLAFGIDFDPLRNAAIDLLHGESIYTDPYFVYPPTAVLFLLPAALGDEHTAFAAWIVAGGAALAWTAWRIGRLAPGCRSDVFTAVALLGLLGGFAAARSLSLGNLTVFLAPAAAGILLAFHRGRWLAGCALLAATLLVKPLLVPLLLVPAVHRQWSALLRTMIPAGVLLLLAVALMPGGTRYPELLRYIASGTNLHGGNAVNNLSLRGWAEAQAWPHLTGTAAATAALLFLLVRVTRTLTTMSRPPAVWLGTLLLLTTFLAGGIAEVHYLLVVLAAVLVLLALEPPGSRTWLPFVPGTALIAVPGPYAEMVLGRGSGAQTWLVLAELLLFAALLAFPLGATSTRPPALPALQPHRHPV